In Bos indicus isolate NIAB-ARS_2022 breed Sahiwal x Tharparkar chromosome 19, NIAB-ARS_B.indTharparkar_mat_pri_1.0, whole genome shotgun sequence, the following proteins share a genomic window:
- the LOC139177692 gene encoding LOW QUALITY PROTEIN: endogenous retrovirus group K member 7 Gag polyprotein-like (The sequence of the model RefSeq protein was modified relative to this genomic sequence to represent the inferred CDS: substituted 1 base at 1 genomic stop codon) has translation MGQGNSPQLFVHMLKTMLKCRXIHVNKLQLEKFLLFIEEVYPWFPEEGTVSLETWKKVGKQLQTYYSLHGPNCVPVDAFSLWTLIRDCLDPKHERHKIQTALWDSTEPEVAEPLYALPEGAACKAGGNDDVLSSDEQEELNEQVAQYHREDMPWEMMGKKKKKYSGLSKEQLENLIQKIVITVKKEAQGDSHSSQPAPPAYLPSILAGLDPTPPFVEPSEILLSPLQQAIKRANEEREHIPGFSRIYPVFENAQQQRYYKPLPFKQLKELKMACAQYSLTAPFTQAIIEALGNQNLPPNDWKQVAWSCLSGGYYLLWKSEFAEQCGITADINRRQGLNTTYEMMVGERDYPDTNNQLNYLPEAYPQISAAALRAWKKLPNSDKKTEDLSKIRQGPDEPYQDFVARLLEAISKMIGDEQAGMMLAKQLAYENANSACQAALRPYRKKGGLSDYVQICADISPSYVQGITLAVALQGKTVKEVLYQQQKRDKG, from the exons ATGGGACAAGGCAATAGCCCCCAGTTATTTGTACATATGTTGAAAACTATGTTAAAATGTAGGTAAATTCATGTAAATAAGTTACAGCTagagaagtttttactttttatagaagAAGTTTATCCCTGGTTTccagaggaaggaacagttagtctggaaacttggaagaaagtaggaaaacaattGCAGACATATTATTCCTTACATGGTCCCAATTGTGTCCCTGTGGATGCTTTCTCTTTGTGGACTCTCATAAGAGACTGTCTGGATCCTAAACATGAGAGACATAAGATTCAAACGGCCCTTTGGGATTCCACAGAACCTGAAGTTGCAGA gccgCTTTATGCCCTGCCTGAGGGAGCAGCTTGTAAGGCTGGAGGAAATGATGATGTGTTAAGCTCTGATGAACAGGAAGAGTTAAATGAACAAGTGGCTCAGTACCATAGAGAGGATATGCCTTgggagatgatg ggcaaaaaaaaaaaaaaatattcagggcTTTCCAAAGAACagctggagaatttaattcagaaaattGTTATAACAGTAAAAAAGGAAGCACAGGGAGactcccactccagccagcctgcgCCTCCAGCGTATCTTCCCTCGATTCTTGCTGGGCTCGATCCAACTCCACCTTTCGTAGAACC AAGTGAGATATTATTATCTCCTCTTCAACAAGCGATTAAGCGAGCTAATGAAGAAAGAGAACATATTCCTGGGTTTTCAAGAATCTATCCAGTATTTGAAAATGCTCAACAACAGAGGTATTATAAACCGCTACCCTTTAAACAACtaaaagagttaaaaatggcTTGTGCACAATACAGCCTGACTGCGCCGTTTACTCAGGCTATTATAGAGGCTTTAGGAAATCAAAATCTGCCACCTAATGATTGGAAACAGGTTGCTTGGTCTTGCTTATCTGGAGGATATTATTTACTATGGAAATCTGAGTTTGCTGAGCAGTGTGGGATCACAGCTGATATCAATAGGCGACAGGGACTGAACACCACTTATGAAATGATGGTGGGAGAGAGGGATTATCCAGACACTAATAATCAACTTAATTATTTGCCCGAAGCCTACCCTCAGATTAGTGCTGCGGCTCTACGAGCATGGAAAAAACTTCCAAATTCTGATAAAAAGACTgaagatttatctaaaattcGCCAGGGGCCAGATGAACCATATCAGGATTTTGTTGCCCGCCTGCTTGAGGCAATTAGTAAAATGATAGgggatgagcaggcaggaatgaTGTTGGCTAAACAGCTTGCTTATGAGAATGCCAATTCAGCTTGTCAAGCTGCCCTGAGACCTTACAGAAAAAAGGGAGGCTTATCCGATTATGTACAGATTTGTGCCGATATCAGCCCTTCGTACGTTCAAGGCATAACTTTGGCCGTGGCATTACAAGGAAAGACAGTCAAAGAAGTACTGTATCAGCAACAAAAGCGGGATAAGGgataa